In Hymenobacter oligotrophus, the following are encoded in one genomic region:
- a CDS encoding replication initiation protein, producing the protein MSTPVTASTPSTGVEIRQHNAITTARYEMSAVEMDIVFSLLSVLRKEDKPGTIYRIRVKELEQMTGRSWNYQRLLEATSNLRSREYVIEDNKHVLQVGLLASALYVKGEGIIELEISERMRRYLIDLKNNFTSYRLQSVFSLSSKYAKRIYQIASQWKDIGETKTFTLDEFKIMLSLKDPKGHEPEQYEKISALQKYVLDVATTQINEHTDLRINYELIKKGRSFHSIRFFVNGQVPQQLPIPFEDGAEEEKQRRALLNLEELEIRDPKLVSQILGDAKKLNALFSFCYKHKTGKVKADKNPGGLFLKMVGLR; encoded by the coding sequence ATGAGTACCCCCGTTACCGCCAGCACTCCCTCCACGGGGGTAGAAATCCGGCAGCACAATGCCATTACCACCGCGCGCTACGAGATGAGCGCCGTCGAGATGGACATTGTCTTTTCCCTGCTCTCGGTGCTGCGCAAGGAGGATAAGCCGGGCACCATCTACCGCATCCGGGTGAAGGAGCTGGAGCAGATGACGGGGCGCTCCTGGAACTACCAGCGGCTGTTAGAAGCTACCTCTAATCTGCGCAGCCGCGAATATGTGATTGAGGACAACAAGCACGTGTTGCAGGTGGGCCTACTGGCCTCGGCGCTGTACGTGAAGGGGGAAGGCATCATTGAGCTGGAAATCTCGGAGCGCATGCGGCGCTACCTGATTGACCTGAAAAACAATTTCACCTCCTACCGCCTGCAGTCGGTGTTCAGCTTGTCGAGCAAGTACGCCAAGCGCATCTACCAGATTGCCTCGCAGTGGAAGGACATTGGCGAAACCAAAACCTTCACCCTGGACGAGTTCAAAATCATGCTCTCGCTCAAGGACCCCAAGGGCCATGAGCCGGAGCAGTACGAGAAGATTTCGGCCTTGCAGAAGTACGTGCTCGACGTGGCCACCACCCAAATCAACGAGCACACCGACCTGCGCATCAACTACGAGCTGATCAAAAAGGGCCGCTCCTTCCACAGCATCCGCTTCTTCGTCAACGGCCAAGTGCCCCAGCAGCTGCCGATTCCCTTCGAGGACGGGGCCGAGGAAGAAAAGCAGCGCCGGGCCCTGCTGAACCTGGAGGAGCTGGAAATCCGGGATCCCAAGCTGGTCAGCCAGATTCTGGGGGATGCCAAGAAGCTTAATGCCCTATTCTCCTTCTGCTACAAGCACAAAACCGGCAAAGTGAAGGCCGACAAGAATCCGGGCGGGCTGTTTCTCAAGATGGTGGGCCTGCGATAA